CTCAGGCTGGTCTCAAACGCTTTTCTCGTCTCTTCGTACCCGAGGTCCGCATTCCACACCTTCGAAGTGACGAACACGTCCTCTCTCGAAATTCCGGCGACCCCCAACCCTTCGCGAATCCCTTGTCCCACGCCTTGCTCATTTCCGTAGATGGCGGCGGTGTCGATGCTGCGGTAGCCGTGTTGAATCGCCGTTTTTACTGCGTTCACGAGCTCTTGTCCTTCTTCTACTTTGAACACGCCGAGGCCGAACCAAGGCATGTTTACCCCGTTATGCAAAGTGGTTGTCGATTGCAGATTTGTCGTCATGATCATCAAACCTCCGAATTCGTTTTTTGTGCTTTTTTCTCAAGACCGAGACTCCAGCCGGTCAGCAACACCGCGAGCACGACCATCAACGCCCCGATCCAAGGCGTGTGACGAAGCCCGATCGAATCGGTGATCAACCCGCCGAAGTACGACCCGATGGCAATCCCCGCATTGAACGCCGCGATGTTGATCGCCGACGCCACGTCCACCGCGCTTGGCACATACCGCTCTGCCAACAACACGACATACAATTGCAACCCCGGCACGTTCATAAAAGCGAACAAGCCCATGAGGAGGATCGTCACCAAGCCAGCGACTTTGTACTGCGCGGTGAAGCTCAACACGGCGAGCACAACGGCTTGCAGGATAAACATATAGAACAACGCTTTCAACGGTTTGCGGTTCGCCGCTTTCCCGCCGAGTACGTTCCCAATCGCAATGGCAATTCCGTACACCAACAAAATCACAGTAACGGTCGAAGCGCCGAATCCGGTAATCTCTTGCAACAACGGAGACAGGTACGTAAACACAACGAACGTCCCGCCGTAGCCAAGCGCGGTGATGATGAACATCAGAAGCAAGCGGCCGTTTTTCACCAGTTTGAGTTGGTCACGGAACTTCGAGGCCGTGCCTTTGCGCAGCGTGGACGGAACGAGCGTCAGGTTCGCGATCAACGCGACGATCCCAATCGCCACAATCGCCCAAAACGCAACTCGCCAACCAAACTGCTGTCC
This region of Tumebacillus amylolyticus genomic DNA includes:
- a CDS encoding MFS transporter, with the translated sequence MALDKKASTLALLALAVSAFAIGTTEFISVGLLPLVSQDLGVSITTAGLTVSLYALGVTFGAPILTTMTSGIARKTLLLWIMIVFLLGNSIAASATSVGILLLGRVVSALAHGVFMSIGSTIAADLVPEDRRASAISMMFSGLTVATVTGVPIGTFLGQQFGWRVAFWAIVAIGIVALIANLTLVPSTLRKGTASKFRDQLKLVKNGRLLLMFIITALGYGGTFVVFTYLSPLLQEITGFGASTVTVILLVYGIAIAIGNVLGGKAANRKPLKALFYMFILQAVVLAVLSFTAQYKVAGLVTILLMGLFAFMNVPGLQLYVVLLAERYVPSAVDVASAINIAAFNAGIAIGSYFGGLITDSIGLRHTPWIGALMVVLAVLLTGWSLGLEKKAQKTNSEV